The following proteins are co-located in the Triticum aestivum cultivar Chinese Spring chromosome 1A, IWGSC CS RefSeq v2.1, whole genome shotgun sequence genome:
- the LOC123055646 gene encoding uncharacterized protein, with the protein MLSAGRCRLCLFPFPFPLRHFTAAVSTTTTTTSDAAAADPTVFYLESTCALSPATAARAADSIRLASPESTAQADAVLDLLRRYGFTDAEISTTVRKFPIVLVSDPVKTLQPKLDFLASVGINAPLLPRLVSLSPVVLHRSIQDHLAPLFGSLRELLGSNARVVTALRQMPFVVRCSPNSTVNLVLPALRDVHGLPPEDVSKLVAVHPGVIMQGPHRLAEIVQAVKDVGIEPGESMFVHTFAIISKMKTPTLERKYALYQSLGFEKDNVALMLRRCPLMMAISEKKMKENVGFLVGKAGLSLEDIVAYPSMLVRSLESHRRRCAVLALLRKEGKPEGNHQLRKVLVAKTKRFLQVYVQPHQNEIPDVVRALNGEIPFEGFSVLE; encoded by the coding sequence ATGCTGTCCGCCGGCCGCTGCCGTCTCTgcctcttccccttccccttccctcTCCGCCACTTCACTGCGGCcgtttccaccaccaccaccaccacctccgacgCTGCCGCTGCCGACCCCACTGTCTTCTACCTGGAATCCACCTGCGCGCtctcccccgccaccgccgcccgcgctgCGGACTCCATCCGCCTCGCCTCCCCGGAGTCCACCGCGCAGGCCgacgccgtcctcgacctcctccgccgGTATGGCTTCACCGACGCCGAGATATCCACCACCGTCCGCAAGTTCCCCATCGTCCTCGTCTCCGACCCCGTCAAGACACTCCAGCCCAAGCTCGACTTCCTCGCCTCCGTCGGCATCAACGCGCCGCTCCTCCCCAGGCTCGTCTCCCTCAGCCCCGTCGTCCTCCACCGCAGCATCCAGGACCACCTCGCCCCGCTCTTCGGATCTCTCCGCGAGCTCCTCGGTTCCAATGCCCGCGTCGTCACCGCGCTCCGCCAGATGCCGTTCGTTGTCCGCTGCAGCCCCAACAGTACCGTCAACCTCGTGCTCCCCGCACTAAGAGATGTCCACGGCTTGCCCCCGGAGGACGTCTCCAAGCTCGTCGCCGTCCACCCCGGCGTCATCATGCAGGGCCCCCACCGCTTGGCCGAGATTGTCCAGGCCGTCAAGGACGTCGGCATCGAACCCGGCGAGTCCATGTTCGTCCACACATTTGCCATCATTTCCAAGATGAAGACCCCCACACTGGAGAGGAAGTATGCACTCTACCAGAGCCTTGGCTTCGAGAAGGACAATGTTGCCTTAATGTTGCGGCGGTGCCCACTCATGATGGCTATCTCAGAgaagaagatgaaggaaaatgtcgGATTCTTGGTCGGAAAGGCGGGTCTGAGCCTGGAAGATATCGTGGCCTATCCGAGCATGCTCGTGCGGAGCTTGGAGAGCCATCGCAGGAGGTGTGCGGTGCTCGCACTGCTGAGGAAGGAAGGGAAGCCAGAGGGGAATCATCAGCTGCGCAAGGTCCTCGTGGCTAAAACGAAAAGGTTCTTGCAGGTGTATGTGCAGCCACACCAAAACGAGATCCCTGATGTCGTCCGGGCTCTCAACGGAGAGATCCCTTTCGAGGGCTTCAGTGTGTTGGAGTAG
- the LOC123055658 gene encoding uncharacterized protein — translation MLVRWRTGASSSGGMGNLHLGDCGGRWSMFRRNGGIRIRTWIIADMEGSKKLRGICNTFLTLASDARDAEASFREAASEPKGTEQADIIRGCASAHKRPYASGSSEYASRAFNMSNSSNWLLCVSFE, via the exons ATGTTAGTGCGGTGGAGAACGGGGGCTTCCTCTTCTGGTGGAATGGGAAATCTCCACCTGGGGGACTGTGGTGGTCGGTGGAGCATGTTCAGGAGGAACGGTGGCATCAGGATAAGGACTTGGATTATTGCTGATATGGAAGGAAGTAAAAAACTGAG ggGGATCTGTAACACCTTTTTGACACTAGCGTCTGATGCTCGAGATGCTGAGGCAAGTTTTCGTGAAGCAGCTAGCGAGCCCAAGGGAACAGAACAAGCGGATATAATAAGAG GGTGCGCAAGTGCACACAAGAGGCCTTACGCGTCAGGAAGTTCGGAGTATGCATCTAGAGCTTTTAACATGTCGAATTCCTCCAACTGGCTGCTCTGCGTTTCATTTGAATGA